The genomic segment CTCGAATTCCGCACGGATGCGCGCGACGTCGATGTCTCGCAGTGACATGCCGAGGAACACGCGGTGCAGCTCGGGGTGCTCCGCCGTGTGCTCGAACAACACGTCGAGCACCAGGTCCACCGCCGCTTGCCTGTCGCGCTCCGCGGCGAACACCTCCGGGCTCAAGTTCGCCAGGATGCGCTCATAGGCATCCTCGAGGTGCTCCGTGATCATCTCGATGAACGCCTGACGCTTGTCAGCGAAGTAGCGATAGAAGGTGCCGACGCTGACCCCCGCCTCCTGGGCGATGTCCGTGGTCTGTGCGCTGTCGAAGCCCATGCGCGCGAACACGATTGCTGCCGCGCGGATAAGCGAAGTGTAGGTGTCGTGAGCGCGCTGCTGGGAGAACGAGCGACGATGCCGAGTGGGGGGAGGGACGCTCTTGCTGCGACCGTGAAGGGGCACGACGCGACCGCTCTCCGGTGCATCGTCCGACCCGGCGGGGTCCAGATCGAGCAGCGCGGCCGGACTCTCGGACGGTGCCTTGGGCTTCGACATGAGGGTTATTTAGCTGAAACGGAGTAAAAGTGAAGCCGGCTTCGCTTTTTGTTGGACGGAAGGTGAAGCTCACTTCATCTTTTGGAGGCGAGGCGGGGAGCCACCCTTGTCTCCAGAGATCTCGTCAGCCTGAGGGGCACCGGAGGAGTAGTCATGAGCGAAGCCACGCCGCGGATCGACATCGAGCACATCATGGCGGAGCTGGACGTCACGTTTAACTGGACGTACCAGGAGACGCGCAAGGACCTCCGTGATCTTTACCGCAAGGCAAAGAAGCTCCAGTGGGACGCTGAGGTGCGCCTGGACTGGAGCCAGGACGTTGACATCGAGAAGCAAGCGGTGCCGGACTTCATGCACCCGCTCTTCGGTTCGGACATCTACAACAAGATGACCGAGGCGGATCACGTGGTCATGCGCAAGGAGATGGCCTCTTGGACGCAGTCGCAGTTCCTCCACGGCGAGCAAGGCGCGCTGCTGGCTGCGGCACAGCTCGTGAACTCCGTGCCGGATTTCGACTCGAAGCTCTACGCCGGCACCCAGGTGGTGGATGAGGCGCGTCATGTGGAGGTCTTCGATCGCTACCTCCACACCAAGGTTGGCTTCTCCTACCCGGTGAGTCCCTACCTGAAGAAGCTCCTCGACTTGATCCTCACGGATTCACGCTGGGACATGAAGCTGCTCGGTATGCAGATCATGGTCGAAGGCCTGGCGCTGGCTGCATTCGGTGTGACGGCGAAGACGGTGGAGGAGCCGCTGCTCCGCGACATGACCACCTACGTGATTCAGGACGAGGCGCGCCACGTGGCCTACGGCGTGCTCAGCCTGCGCGACTACTACAACGACGTCAGCGAGAAGGACCGCCAGGAGCGCGAGGACTTCATCTACGAGGCGGCCGTGCTGATGCGGGATCGCTTCTTGTTCCAGCAGATGTGGGAGAAGCTCGGCTACCCCGTCGAAGAGTGCTGCGAGATCGCGATGAACAATGAAGGCCAGAAGCAGTTCCGGCAGATCTTGTTCTCCAAGATCGTCCCCGCGGTGAAGCGCATCGGTCTCCTGTCGGATCGCCAGCGCGAGCGCTTCGCGGCCCTCGACATCCTGCAGTACGAGAACTGGGAGGATCCCTTCGAGAGCCTCAAGCGCGCGGAAGAGGAGCAGGCCGAAGAAGGCCTCGCTGGCGCTGCGGCTGAGTAAGCAGGACTACGGCCAGCGGCCGTCGATTGAGTGAGGCGCGCGTCGTGATCTATATGGATCGCCGTGCGCCTCTCGCCGTTTGTCGCCGTAGCTCTTGGACTGGGCTGTTTTGCCTCGTGTCCGCGCCCCGCTATCGGTCAGGTGGATACCGAGGCGTTACGACGCAAGCTCGGTAGCTTGCAGAGCGACCGTGAGGGGGAACACACGCGCTCCATCACCGCCAAGCTCGATGGCTCGCTGAAAGCGTATGGCGGCAACACCGACGGCGTGGTTTGGGGTGCCAGCCTGCAGCTGGCTGGGCGCACGGGGCGCCACTTGGGCTTTTTTGCGGCCACGGGCGACTACAGTCACCTCGACGGTGAGACCCAGGTGCGCCGCTCCTTCGCTCACGCGCGCTACAACTACGAGCTCAGCGAAGGGCTCTGGTGGGAGCTGTTTGGCCAGCTCGAGAGCAACAAGTTCATTGCCGTGCGGCTACGCGAGCTGGTTGGGACGGGGCCCCGCCTGCAGTTGTTCGACGCCGATGAGCTGCAAGCCTTCTTTGGTACCGCGTACATGCTGGAGCACACCGAGCTCGCAAGCGACGTCACGCCGCCGGATCGTCCCGCCCTGGTGCATCGCTCGAGCAACTACCTCACCTTCAGCTGGTTGGTAGACGAGCGGGTGAGCCTCGTGTCGACGACCTACTACCAGCCGCGCTTCGACGAGCCCAGCGACTACCGCCTGTTCAGCCAGCTGAGCGCGGACTTTGGCGTGGCCACGGTGCTCAAAGCCGGAATGTCGCTCATGCTGCGCTACGACAGCTTGCCTCCGGGCGGGGTGGAGTCCACAGATTGGTCTGTGGTGAACACCCTCGGACTGGAGCTGTGATGTGTTGAGCGAAGAAGGCGCGCGCTGCCCTTACTGCTTCGAACTCGTGGACACCTATCCGGATCCAGGGGGGGGAGAGCACCAACAGTACGTCGAAGACTGTGCCGTGTGCTGCCGCCCACTGGTGATCACCGCGACCTACGATGAAGCCAGGGGTGAGTATCAGCTGAGCGTGGTGGGTGACTTGTGAAGGTGCGTTGGCCAGAGGTTGCTGAGGTCGATGTGTCGACAGCGATCGCGCGCACGCGCGCCATCGCGAAAGCCGTCGCGGATACGCAAGTG from the Polyangiaceae bacterium genome contains:
- a CDS encoding TetR/AcrR family transcriptional regulator, which gives rise to MSKPKAPSESPAALLDLDPAGSDDAPESGRVVPLHGRSKSVPPPTRHRRSFSQQRAHDTYTSLIRAAAIVFARMGFDSAQTTDIAQEAGVSVGTFYRYFADKRQAFIEMITEHLEDAYERILANLSPEVFAAERDRQAAVDLVLDVLFEHTAEHPELHRVFLGMSLRDIDVARIRAEFESRGRTVLAALVREVVPQSHVPDPVAAAEVIQIAAQEIAVFTVGGRGVKSEARAEALREALGSMIFRYLFADAPATD
- a CDS encoding ferritin-like domain-containing protein yields the protein MSEATPRIDIEHIMAELDVTFNWTYQETRKDLRDLYRKAKKLQWDAEVRLDWSQDVDIEKQAVPDFMHPLFGSDIYNKMTEADHVVMRKEMASWTQSQFLHGEQGALLAAAQLVNSVPDFDSKLYAGTQVVDEARHVEVFDRYLHTKVGFSYPVSPYLKKLLDLILTDSRWDMKLLGMQIMVEGLALAAFGVTAKTVEEPLLRDMTTYVIQDEARHVAYGVLSLRDYYNDVSEKDRQEREDFIYEAAVLMRDRFLFQQMWEKLGYPVEECCEIAMNNEGQKQFRQILFSKIVPAVKRIGLLSDRQRERFAALDILQYENWEDPFESLKRAEEEQAEEGLAGAAAE
- a CDS encoding DUF481 domain-containing protein, which gives rise to MRLSPFVAVALGLGCFASCPRPAIGQVDTEALRRKLGSLQSDREGEHTRSITAKLDGSLKAYGGNTDGVVWGASLQLAGRTGRHLGFFAATGDYSHLDGETQVRRSFAHARYNYELSEGLWWELFGQLESNKFIAVRLRELVGTGPRLQLFDADELQAFFGTAYMLEHTELASDVTPPDRPALVHRSSNYLTFSWLVDERVSLVSTTYYQPRFDEPSDYRLFSQLSADFGVATVLKAGMSLMLRYDSLPPGGVESTDWSVVNTLGLEL
- a CDS encoding CPXCG motif-containing cysteine-rich protein; protein product: MLSEEGARCPYCFELVDTYPDPGGGEHQQYVEDCAVCCRPLVITATYDEARGEYQLSVVGDL